The proteins below are encoded in one region of Apium graveolens cultivar Ventura chromosome 4, ASM990537v1, whole genome shotgun sequence:
- the LOC141719131 gene encoding uncharacterized protein LOC141719131, which produces MASTQLHRLILLIATLLLSIAASNAARPCKTILLISTTTSFPLIENTNLQNPSHVTLFFINTQPINPNNFLSYKSNAFLTNRRSLNPPQLQDTSSSIRDSTLDIVSIVGALLFGVGSGALTAAIMYLVWSMFSPRRFEFGVDSDDEEMDNSDEDIYSPKKMGYVAVPVEGKQVN; this is translated from the coding sequence ATGGCGTCGACACAACTCCACCGCCTGATCCTCCTAATCGCAACCCTCCTCCTCTCAATTGCCGCCTCTAACGCCGCCAGACCTTGCAAAACAATCCTCCTCATCTCCACCACCACCTCTTTTCCCCTAATTGAAAACACTAATCTTCAAAACCCTAGCCACGTCACCCTCTTTTTCATCAACACCCAACCAATTAACCCTAACAACTTCCTCTCTTACAAATCCAACGCCTTTTTAACCAATCGCCGCTCTCTAAACCCGCCTCAGCTCCAAGATACTTCTTCGTCTATTCGCGATAGCACTCTCGATATAGTTAGCATTGTTGGAGCTTTGTTGTTTGGTGTTGGATCGGGTGCGTTGACTGCTGCGATCATGTACTTGGTTTGGTCTATGTTTTCGCCTCGTAGGTTTGAGTTTGGTGTTGATTCGGATGATGAGGAGATGGACAATTCTGATGAGGATATTTATAGTCCGAAAAAGATGGGGTATGTTGCGGTTCCGGTTGAAGGTAAACAGGTGAATTAA